GTGGCATGACCATCACCGCGTACACCCTGGCGATCGTGCTCGACCTGTTCTGTCTGTTCCTCGGCTACCGGTTCCTGTTCCAGCCCGGCCCCGCCGCCGCCGGTTACGGGGTCCCGGCCGATCCCGCCGGTGACGCCGGCGCCTACCTCACGATCAAGGGCCTCAGGGACGGCACGCTGGGCCTGGTGGGCCTCGCCGTGCTGGCTTTCGCCGGGGCGCATGCCGAGGCCTGGTTCATGCTCTGTGTGGCCCTCGTGCCGTTCGGCGACACCCTGATAGTGCTGCGCCACGGCGGGGCGAAAGCCGTCGCTTTCGGGATCCACTTCGCCACGGCGATCGTTGTACTGATCAGTGCCGTGCTGCTGTTCCTCGTCTGAGCCGCCCGAGCCGTACTCCTCATTTCTCGTCCGCATTCCTCATCCGAACGGGGTCCCGAAATGTCGTTGCTCGTACCGAAGTTCGACGAGTCCGTGATCGTCCGCGATGCCGAGGCCGAGGTGGTGGGCCGGGCGCCGACCACCGTGAAGCTGCTGGCCGACAGCAGTGCGACCGGCGGTGCGCTGTCCACCCAGCGGATCACCCTCAGCGGCGGAGCGGACGGCGCCAAGCCGCACTGGCACGACAACTCCGCCG
The nucleotide sequence above comes from Streptomyces sp. N50. Encoded proteins:
- a CDS encoding DUF4267 domain-containing protein; this encodes MTITAYTLAIVLDLFCLFLGYRFLFQPGPAAAGYGVPADPAGDAGAYLTIKGLRDGTLGLVGLAVLAFAGAHAEAWFMLCVALVPFGDTLIVLRHGGAKAVAFGIHFATAIVVLISAVLLFLV